The following are encoded together in the Verrucomicrobiota bacterium genome:
- a CDS encoding amidohydrolase — MLKNMWVPKWQRDQTKGVDSPIPTQVISTEEFIPRPQNQQQKQWEHLIGQLAEEKSKRLGMTKRDFLRSSMGMATAFIASNMVYGPCWDVEAAETLERAATEEKFPKGDYFVFDVQTHFTDGVPLGIRNAPFVKDMGFQLDENPEAYSFKNFVKELFFDSETSLIVISGVPGRENPKDNAGVPLEGKARGGGVLPSWLMSSRKKELNELAGCTRALCQGNCAPNHYWDRTKNQPDFPALFEQMEREKKLYGIDSWKWYCHTDPGRSGNGFRLDDEKLAYPFYKKSIELGLKIFSVHKGFSSQSRTLGHLAHPGDVEKAALNHPDLTFIIYHSAMKHGPWEPEFKNDGNYDPTTGDFLWHAELMKIKERNPRMNNVYCEIGSSFGLLFIANPEMCMHLIGRNIKTYGADHVVWGTDCLWWGSPQWVIDAFKRFQISDQLCEKFGYAKLTKEDKAKIFGLNAAKIYGVDVNAKLKAFPKDSLSRLKMAYLEQGGQRDNAAYGWVRAEA, encoded by the coding sequence ATGCTCAAGAATATGTGGGTCCCAAAATGGCAACGTGATCAGACCAAGGGTGTCGATTCCCCCATCCCAACCCAGGTGATTTCAACCGAGGAATTCATCCCGCGCCCGCAGAACCAGCAACAAAAGCAATGGGAACACCTCATCGGCCAATTGGCTGAAGAAAAGTCCAAACGGCTCGGCATGACCAAACGCGATTTCCTGCGCAGTTCCATGGGCATGGCCACGGCCTTTATCGCCAGCAACATGGTCTATGGCCCGTGCTGGGACGTTGAGGCCGCCGAAACCCTCGAACGGGCGGCCACGGAGGAGAAGTTCCCCAAGGGTGACTACTTCGTCTTCGACGTGCAGACGCATTTCACGGACGGCGTGCCGCTGGGCATCCGAAACGCGCCGTTCGTCAAGGACATGGGATTCCAGCTCGACGAGAACCCCGAGGCCTACAGCTTCAAGAATTTCGTGAAGGAGTTGTTTTTCGACAGCGAGACGAGCTTGATCGTCATCTCCGGTGTGCCCGGACGCGAGAACCCGAAAGATAACGCGGGTGTGCCGCTCGAAGGCAAAGCGCGCGGCGGCGGCGTGCTGCCCAGTTGGCTCATGTCCAGTCGCAAAAAGGAACTCAACGAATTAGCCGGCTGCACCCGCGCACTCTGCCAGGGCAATTGCGCTCCGAACCACTATTGGGACCGCACGAAAAATCAGCCGGATTTCCCCGCCTTGTTCGAACAGATGGAACGCGAGAAAAAACTTTACGGCATCGACTCCTGGAAGTGGTATTGCCACACGGACCCTGGCCGCTCGGGCAACGGCTTCCGGCTTGACGACGAAAAGTTGGCCTACCCGTTCTACAAAAAGTCCATCGAACTCGGACTGAAAATCTTTAGCGTCCACAAAGGGTTCTCGTCCCAGTCGCGAACGCTCGGCCACCTCGCGCATCCAGGTGATGTCGAAAAGGCGGCGCTGAATCATCCGGATCTCACCTTCATTATTTACCACTCCGCGATGAAACACGGCCCGTGGGAGCCGGAGTTCAAGAACGATGGTAATTACGATCCGACCACGGGCGACTTCCTGTGGCATGCGGAGCTGATGAAGATCAAGGAGCGGAATCCGCGGATGAACAATGTCTATTGCGAGATCGGTTCCTCCTTTGGCTTGCTCTTCATTGCGAACCCGGAAATGTGCATGCACTTGATCGGGCGGAACATTAAAACCTACGGCGCCGACCATGTGGTCTGGGGCACCGATTGCTTGTGGTGGGGATCGCCGCAATGGGTCATCGACGCGTTCAAGCGGTTCCAGATCAGCGATCAGTTGTGCGAGAAGTTTGGTTACGCCAAACTCACGAAGGAAGACAAAGCAAAGATCTTCGGACTGAATGCCGCCAAAATCTACGGCGTGGACGTGAACGCCAAACTCAAGGCGTTTCCCAAGGACTCCCTGTCGCGGCTCAAGATGGCCTATCTGGAGCAGGGAGGGCAGCGTGACAACGCGGCTTATGGCTGGGTGCGCGCAGAAGCGTAA